In one window of Miscanthus floridulus cultivar M001 chromosome 12, ASM1932011v1, whole genome shotgun sequence DNA:
- the LOC136498080 gene encoding probable LRR receptor-like serine/threonine-protein kinase At3g47570, with protein MARSHWPVVLAAVFTTLASLQQGAAAGTASSDLAALLTFKAQLSDPLGILREGWPANVSFCRWAGVSCGRRHRQRVTALVLPDVQLVGPLCPHLSNLSFLTVLNLTGAGMYGTIPAELGQLRRLRYLHLGRNRLSGSIPAALGNLTSLQFLDASINMLSGEIPAELQGLHNLEFIALHVNQLSGAIPAQLFNNTPMLSHVSLANNSLSGRIPDAIGSLRKLEFLALQVNHLSGAMPPAMFNMSSLRMLYMANNNLTGPIPGDNVTFSLPMLQVISLSLNNFSGPVPPGLASSKDVRIISLSSNHFSGPVPTWLGKLPALTGLLFGGNDLVGPIPDVLGNLTMLQRLDLSFCRLHGEIPVQFGQLTHLSILMLSVNRLTGSFPSFLGNMTELSDIEMDFCMLTGSVPTSLGNMRSLVRLNVGQNLLQGDLGFLAGLANSRELNFINLQMNSFTGRLPDYVGNLSRELRVIDATGNKLVGGIPSTISNLSGLSSLILMNNQLSQEIPPSIMTMESLERIDISGNSFVGPIPAQIGMLRRLVQLRLYDNNFSGPIPDGIGNLTMLEYISLSQNQLSSGLPASLFLLDNLVNLNLSHNSLTGVLPSDLGHMKQIDTIDLSANRLSGSLPDSFQQLTMLTYLNVSHNSFNGSIPYTFRNLINLAALDLSSNNLSGTIPVYLAGLTYLASLNLSFNELQGPVPDGGVFRNITLQSLIGNDGLCGVPRLGFSPCQGNSRSTTNRRLLKILLPCVTIIFLVIASCIYLLTKRYIAKNQVKEAATGNGDDVITHRFVSYHEIVRATDNFSEDNMLGAGSFGKVYKGRLDDGMVVAIKVLNKHVEQAMTSFDIECEVLRMVRHRNLIRIISTCSNLEFRALLLQYMPNGSLEACLHSESRPPLGFLKRLDIMLDVSMAMEHLHYHHGEVILHCDLKPSNVLFDEEMTAHVADFGIAKILLGDDSSAVSASMPGTIGYMAAEYAFMGKASRKSDVFSFGIMLLEVFTGRRPTDPMFVGTMSLRQWVLEALPGRLADVVDDRQLRGEIVIQGDLESNKTASLESEMALLSVLELGLACCSELPAQRTEMNDVVTKLKSIRKDYST; from the exons ATGGCGCGTTCGCACTGGCCCGTCGTACTAGCAGCAGTATTCACCACCTTGGCATCGCTACAACAAGGGGCGGCCGCCGGCACTGCTTCCTCCGACCTCGCCGCGCTGCTCACATTCAAGGCGCAGCTTTCCGACCCTCTCGGCATTCTCCGGGAGGGCTGGCCCGCCAACGTGTCCTTTTGCCGCTGGGCCGGCGTGTCGTGCGGCCGGCGCCACCGGCAGCGCGTGACCGCCCTGGTGTTGCCGGACGTGCAGCTGGTCGGACCGCTCTGCCCGCACCTGAGCAACCTCTCCTTCCTCACCGTGCTCAACCTTACCGGCGCCGGCATGTACGGCACCATCCCGGCAGAGCTCGGCCAGTTGCGTCGCCTCAGGTACCTCCATCTTGGACGGAACCGCCTGTCAGGCTCCATCCCCGCGGCGCTTGGGAACCTCACGAGCCTTCAGTTTCTTGATGCGAGCATCAACATGCTCTCCGGTGAGATCCCAGCGGAGCTGCAGGGGCTGCACAATCTTGAATTCATAGCTCTACATGTCAATCAACTGAGTGGAGCGATACCAGCCCAGCTGTTCAACAACACGCCCATGTTAAGCCATGTCTCGCTGGCGAACAACAGCTTGTCGGGAAGGATACCTGACGCCATTGGCTCCCTGCGCAAGCTTGAATTCCTCGCCCTGCAGGTAAACCACCTCTCTGGTGCGATGCCCCCAGCCATGTTCAACATGTCCAGCCTCAGAATGCTGTACATGGCCAATAACAATCTGACTGGCCCAATCCCAGGCGACAACGTCACCTTCAGCCTCCCAATGCTGCAGGTGATATCCCTGTCCCTGAACAACTTCTCGGGTCCAGTTCCGCCGGGCCTTGCGTCGAGCAAGGACGTCCGGATCATCTCGCTGTCTTCGAATCACTTCTCTGGTCCTGTGCCGACATGGCTGGGCAAGCTGCCTGCTCTTACTGGCCTTCTGTTCGGAGGGAATGACCTCGTCGGTCCAATCCCTGATGTCCTTGGCAATCTCACCATGCTCCAAAGGCTTGACCTTTCGTTCTGTAGGCTCCATGGAGAGATCCCAGTGCAATTTGGGCAGCTCACGCATCTTAGCATCCTGATGCTTTCAGTCAATCGACTGACAGGCTCCTTCCCATCTTTTCTTGGCAATATGACTGAATTATCTGACATAGAGATGGACTTTTGTATGCTGACTGGATCAGTACCAACCTCACTTGGGAACATGAGATCACTTGTGAGACTCAACGTTGGACAAAACCTCCTCCAAGGGGACCTTGGCTTCTTGGCTGGCCTCGCCAATAGCAGGGAGCTCAACTTCATAAATTTGCAGATGAATTCCTTCACCGGAAGACTTCCAGATTATGTCGGAAACCTCTCCAGGGAGCTCCGCGTCATCGATGCCACTGGCAACAAGCTGGTTGGCGGAATTCCTTCGACAATATCCAATCTAAGCGGTCTCAGCTCGCTTATTCTTATGAACAACCAGCTAAGCCAGGAAATCCCACCATCCATCATGACCATGGAGAGTCTTGAGAGGATCGACATCTCTGGCAATAGTTTCGTTGGTCCCATCCCGGCTCAGATCGGTATGCTCAGGAGACTGGTTCAGCTGCGTCTCTACGACAACAATTTCTCTGGCCCAATACCAGATGGCATCGGTAATCTCACTATGTTAGAGTACATTTCCTTATCTCAAAACCAGCTATCTTCAGGTTTGCCAGCAAGCTTGTTTCTTCTGGATAACCTCGTGAACCTTAATCTGTCCCACAACTCTCTGACTGGTGTGTTACCATCTGATCTTGGTCATATGAAACAAATCGACACGATAGATCTCTCTGCAAACCGTTTGTCTGGCAGCCTCCCAGATTCTTTTCAACAGCTTACCATGTTGACTTACCTAAACGTGTCCCACAATTCGTTTAATGGTTCAATTCCATACACCTTTCGCAATTTGATTAACTTGGCAGCACTGGACCTGTCCTCCAACAATCTTTCAGGTACCATTCCAGTATACTTGGCAGGCTTAACCTACCTTGCCAGTTTGAACCTGTCTTTCAACGAGTTACAAGGTCCAGTACCAGACGGTGGTGTTTTCAGAAACATCACCTTGCAATCTTTGATAGGGAACGATGGGTTGTGCGGCGTTCCCCGTCTAGGATTTTCTCCATGCCAGGGAAATTCTCGCTCAACAACAAATAGGCGCCTGCTAAAAATCCTGCTCCCTTGTGTCACCATAATCTTTTTGGTTATAGCCAGCTGCATATACCTCTTGACCAAAAGATATATTGCAAAGAATCAAGTAAAGGAAGCAGCTACTGGCAATGGAGATGATGTAATCACACATAGGTTTGTGTCATATCATGAGATTGTTCGTGCAACGGACAATTTCAGCGAGGATAACATGCTGGGAGCTGGAAGTTTTGGCAAGGTTTACAAAGGTCGACTGGACGATGGAATGGTGGTTGCGATTAAAGTGCTCAACAAGCATGTGGAGCAAGCTATGACGAGTTTTGACATTGAGTGTGAAGTTCTACGTATGGTCCGGCACCGCAACCTGATTAGGATAATTAGCACTTGTTCAAACTTAGAGTTCAGAGCCTTGCTGCTTCAATACATGCCCAATGGTAGCTTGGAGGCATGCTTGCACTCTGAAAGCCGCCCTCCGCTAGGATTCCTCAAGAGATTGGACATTATGCTTGACGTGTCAATGGCAATGGAGCACCTGCACTATCATCACGGTGAGGTTATCCTGCACTGTGACCTGAAGCCTAGCAATGTTCTGTTCGATGAAGAGATGACCGCGCATGTTGCGGACTTCGGAATTGCAAAGATATTGTTAGGTGACGACAGCTCCGCTGTTTCAGCAAGCATGCCTGGCACAATAGGATACATGGCTGCAG AATATGCATTCATGGGAAAAGCATCGAGGAAGAGTGATGTGTTCAGCTTTGGGATCATGCTACTTGAAGTCTTCACTGGTAGAAGGCCCACAGATCCCATGTTTGTTGGAACAATGAGCCTTCGACAGTGGGTTCTTGAAGCACTTCCAGGGAGACTTGCAGACGTTGTGGATGACAGGCAACTCCGAGGTGAAATAGTAATACAAGGTGATCTCGAGAGCAATAAGACGGCTTCTTTGGAAAGTGAAATGGCTCTTTTGTCAGTGCTTGAGCTTGGCCTAGCGTGCTGCAGTGAATTGCCTGCGCAGAGGACTGAAATGAATGATGTTGTCACAAAGCTGAAGAGCATCAGGAAGGATTACTCCACTTGA